The genomic region AATGCATATTGTTGTTGTACTTAGTCCCcccctttttcttgtttttcattagTTAACCCAGTGATTTGTTTATCCATAAAGATAAAATTTACATGAAAGGGCATTACTGAAATAAGCAAAAATACTGAGGATTTAGTGATTTActcccccaaaaaaaaaaaaaatattaagaattAATGTTCTTAGAAATTTACATGTGACATAATATATGCTGATGTAGACAAAAGCTCCTTTTCTACAAAAAGGTTGAGTTTTCTTTTTATCAACATCTCTTTGTCATGCTAATTGTGGTGATAAGCGCCAAGAATCATGCTTAGTTTACAGCGAATATGATATAACATATAACATAAGGAATAATGTCCAACATTTTTGTTTCTGAGAGTTGACACAATTGAGAAAAATAATTTCATTACATAGCATGGTTGTTTCTATTCTTATAAGCCTCGTTAATGTTTCATTAACTATTTGCCAACCCATTATGATTAAAGTGTATCAAGAGAGGATTAAATCTCcatcttttaaactttttaaacttttaattataAATGTTTTAAGATAGAAATACAGTGTTGTAGGCTTGTAGCAATACAATTAAATcatgaataaaaaaaaaggataataCAAACAAAAGAATAGTGAGATGACAGTTTCACCCCAATAATGAAACATTGTTACAAAGAAAGTAATTCAGCAAATCTAATGACATAAGATGAACTTGCAAGTGTAAAGCCAAAAATCTTCCCCTTTGTTTTTGTGTTACTTTTTTTCCTTACATTACACTTCACTCTTTGTCTCATCTCACAATTTCAGTTAGCAAGTCCCTCACTAATTTTGGCGGGTCATAGACCCCCACCAATATTAAAAACAAATTTATATCTTCTTTTTTCTCATAAATACCAACACAACTACCTCTCTTTGTTTCTCACTCCCTCACTCTCTCTTTCACTCTCTTTCGCCATTCAAAAGCTCTGCAACTACACTAACATAAACGGTTCATAATAAACGGTGCCGTATCAATCATCACACAAAACGACGCCGTATCACTCAATGACACCGTCTACGCTTCTCTATTTTCTCTTACTAATCTTCCCTTCCGCGCTTTCTCTCTCCTCCGACGGCCTCgcgcttctctctctaaaatctGCCGTCGACGGCGGTGCAGTCACATTCTCCGATTGGAACGACGGCGATACCACGCCGTGCCGGTGGTCTGGTATCGCATGTTCGAGCATCTCCGGCGAGCCTGAGCCTCGCGTCGTCGGCATCGCGCTTGCCGGGAAATCACTCCGGGGATACATTCCATCGGAGCTTGGGACATTAAGGTACCTCCGGCGACTCAATTTGCACGACAATGAATTCTACGGCGTCGTTCCGGTGCAGCTCTTCAACGCCACCGCGCTTCACAGCTTGTACCTCCACCGGAACAACCTCTCCGGTCCATTCCCTCCGTCGCTCTGCACACTTCGCCGCCTCGAGAACCTCGATTTCTCCCAGAATTCGTTCTCCGGCCACCTGCCGCCGGAGCTCAAGGACTGCAAGCAGCTTCAGAGACTGATTCTGGCGAGGAATAATTTTTCCGGCGATATTCCGGCCAATGTGTGGTCGGGGATGGATGAGCTCGTCCAGCTCGATCTCTCCGATAATCAATTCGAAGGTCCGATCCCTGACGAACTCGGCGATTTGAGTTCTCTCTCTGGCACACTAAACCTCTCGTTCAATCACTTATCCGGTAAGGTTCCGGCGTTGCTTGGGAAGTTACCGGCGACCGTGAGCTTCGATCTCCGGAACAACAATCTAACCGGCGAGATTCCCCAAACAGGCTCATTTTCAAATCAGGGCCCCACTGCGTTCCTTGGGAATCCAAACCTTTGCGGATTTCCATTAAGAAAATCATGCAACGGTTCGGATTCAGGCCGGGGATCACAGGAAGGTCCCGACGCGGCAGCACATGCGGGGACCTTCCATTCAGAAAAAGGCCTGAGTCCCGGCCTCATAATCCTGATCTCAGCAGCCGACGCTGCTGGGGTCGCCCTCATCGGGCTAGTAATCGTATATGTTTATTGGAAGAGGAAGGATGATGGCAATGCCTGTAGCTGTGCAGGGAAGAGCAAATTTGGCGGCAGCGGCGGTGGCGAGGAGAAGATGAATCTGTGTGCATTGCAATGTATGAATGGAGTGAAGAGcgacgaggaggaggaggaagaggaagaggaagcggGGGAAGGTGGAAGAGTTGAAGGGGGTTTGGTGAACATAGACAAAGGGTTTAGGTTTGAGCTTGATGAGCTTCTAAGGGCATCGGCATATGTGTTGGGGAAGAGTGGGTTGGGGATAGTGTACAAGGTGGTGCTTGCTAATGGTGTTCCTGTGGCGGTGAGGAGATTGGGAGAGGGTGGTGATCAGAGGTATAAGGAGTTTGCTGCTGAGGTTCATGCCATTGGGAAGGTTAGGCACCCTAACATTGTGAGATTGAGGGCTTATTATTGGGCACATGATGAGAAGCTTCTCATTAGTGATTTCATCTCTAATGGCAATTTGGCTCAAGCACTTCGAGGTTAGTTCTTTCATTTTCACATCCTTAATGTGTGTCATTTGATTTATTTTAGCTGCTATGGATTTTCCTTCTCAGAAATTGAAATATTTATACATTGTTATACAAGATGTAACATTATCTTGTATAAATTTTATActttatttaatactaaaaatgTATGTGTAATTGATATACTTTGTTTACACTATAGTGGAGTATAAGTAATTGATTGTTAACAATGTGCCTAAAATATAGGAGAGAGGCATGTTTTATGCAAGAATGGTTTGATTTATTGGTTTGGATTGAAGGAGAAGGGGGTTTGCTCTAAATTTTCACTCTTTCAATCGAGGGACATGCCTACCTAACCAAACATAGTAGGTTGTAATTGAAGAAAAACGTAATCACAATGATATTGATAGGTAACAATAATTAGGGGTAAAAGAAGACTAATGGTTGGCTAAAATTTTGAACTTATAGTCGAGTTTAACCGATTAATTAATCATGCATGCATGGCAATTTGGGACTCAACTGCCACGTGACACATGAGAAGAGTTTAACAAACATGCACATAAACTATTTTTGCTCCTTTGCTTATTTGGAATTATGGGTGCACTAAGACTCTATAATTTGTCAAACACCACCAtttataatatctttttcaactttttaaatggcttaaattttattttctcattAAAAACAAGTATTTAGATCCTATTACGGTATGTGAATTGTGAACTGACTGTGTCTGGTCCCATTTGTTTTAATGAGATAAAGAGACGGCACATGGGTAATTTTGTATTGTGTAGTAGATGAGGACATGAGGTCCAATCTTTTCAATTCCTGTGTATAATTTTAaatcataagaaaaaaaataagaggaAGAAAATGGGTACACCTTATTTATTTCTAAAGAAATGATATTGTACaaatagaatttatagtatatttccTTGCTTGGAATTAGAAATAGAAAGGAAGAGGGGGATTGGAAATGGAAGTTTCGTGTCTTCTATCATTGATGACTTGGACCACCCTATTCCATCAATTTGTGTGAGAGATGAAGTGATAGAATTATAGGAACACAATCATATTTGTTTGGGACCAAAACAGCTTATACATAGCTTTTAACCGccaagataaattaaaaaaagctTGGACATAATAGTTAGGAAAGCTCCTTCAAACTTCAATGTCATATTTGTTTTCTTTCAATTGTCTGCTTATTGACTTTTGAATCCCTATCTTCCTTCCTTGATCACCCTCTTTAAGTCTTTGAATCGCATTTTGAAATTAGTGTCTGACGTTGTGTCTTGTAACGGTGTTGTACTTGAAAGCATAAGCTAAAAGAAGGCGCAATTTGTCCCAATTTCTGCCTTCCATTCAGCTTAAACAAGGTTACATTTGTTAGTGGAAAATGGGTGCCTTTTGTGGTTTCATGATTTGTTTTGTCTTTTAGGCTTAAACTTCCTTCCGTATGAAGCATAAAAGCATCAACAAGATTCATTAACCTCTTTGGTTCAACCCTGTCCCTATTACAACTTTTTCCTATCCTTTCCTTGCTTCTAATGCAACCATATGCCAATCCTAACACTGATAGAAAATATTTAAAGCCAGCATAAATTTGCAATTGGCAATTTAAAACTACTCAAGAATCTGCATTTGCACTATGTTCTAGATGTTATAAACTTGACTAAATTCATTGGTAATAATAAACAATTCACCTTAGGAAATTGCCTAGTACACTCTAATTTGATTGAAAATGTTTCTTTAACATCTACTCTATGATTGTTAGAGATTTTATGCAGTTTTTCATTTCAACCTTCAAATCTATTTATCTTTTGTATTTTTATGTTCAAATAACATCCCTCGTTCTGAAAATACAGGGAGAAGTGGACAACCATCTCCAAACCTTTCTTGGTCAACAAGGCTTAGAATAGCCAAAGGAGCAGCAAGAGGCATGTCCTATCTCCATGAATGCAGTCCAAGAAAGTTTGTCCATGGTGATATCAAACCTTCCAACATCCTACTTGACAATGACTACCAACCATACATATCCGATTTCGGGCTCAACCGGCTAATCAGCATCACCGGCAACACCCCGTCGACTGGCGGCCTAATGGGTGGTGCTCTTCCATACATGAACTCATCACAGAAAGAGAAGACCAACAATTACAAGGCGCCCGAGGCACGCTTCCCCAGCTCCAGACCAACACAGAAATGGGATGTGTATTCATTTGGGATTGTTCTGCTTGAATTGCTAACTGGCAGGACGCCGGAATCTTCTCCGACAACTTCAACTTCTTCTGTGGAAGTTCCTGATTTGGTGAGGTGGGTAAGGAAAGGCTTTGAACAAGAGAGTCCCTTATCTGAAATGGTTGATCCATCATTGCTACAAGAAGTGCGTGTAAAGAAAGAAGTGTTGGCTGTTTTTCATGTAGCATTAGCATGCACTGAAGGTGACCCCGAAGTTAGGCCTAGAATGAAAACTGTCTCTGAAAATCTTGAAAGGATTGGATCATAGTAAGATTCCAATGGTAAGAGAATTCAGACCTAGTTGCATGAACACAAGTTTAACACACCATTTCTTAAGTACACTTGCAATAAAAGTGAGTGCTGCTAATTTCATTTAATATTCTTTCACTGTTTATAGATCCTATCAATTTTTATGTGTGTGCTTGAAAAATAGTGTGTTAAATTCTACAATAATTTTCAAGAGGGTGAAGGTGCATTtgacttgaagatcaagatatgTGTAATATTTGTGGTGGTCATGAgaagatttttcttttatgattgggatattgagaattTGAGATGGTGATGCAATTTTTTACCATCTTGGATTGATTAGGCACTTAACTTGTTGTGTGGTACTGAAGCAATTTTTGGAGAGCTGTAACTATCAAGGTCTCTCTTCATTCTTATTCTTTTTTGGTGGAATATCAGTAAAGTTGTtggatattatttaaattttgtctGGTCTTATTGCTTGCATCCTGAACATGATTACAATGATACCATGATTAACTCCATGCATTATGATTTGAGTTGGCAGATCAATTCAGCATCATGTTGTGCCACTGTTTGATTTGATTAACACTTTTAATTGATTTTGCTAAGATGATTCTAcaaatatgaaagagaagaaaaaggaaaaatttttctgACCTTGAGCATTAATTGAGACTAGTTAGTTTCTACAAAATAAACTTGGTTTGTAACTATCAAATTCTAAGAAAGTGTGTTCTATGGTGTCTAACTTTTTaattatggaaaacaaaaataaaaactaaggTATATTTTTTTGCCTCTTTCAACTTTTAGGCAAATTAAACACCCATGTGTTAGGCACCTTAGAATTTCCCTTTTAAGAAATACAGCAGTTTACTACTTTCATTTCCTTCAATTGATTATTGGTTGATAATTAAGAGTACAAATAGAAGTTATATTTCAACTTTAATGCTGGTTGATGTAGTAGgtgattttgtatttttgttttcaatttgtaGAGTCCTAGACTCCTAGTAGCTTAATTTGACAGGTCCAAAGAATGCTAATAGAAGTCTCTTGTCTCTTCTAcgatttctttttcctttttgtgtATTGTCTCTTCTTGGATTTATTCTGCATAACATGTTTTTGCTTtcgaaaaataattaaaagtattAATTTATCCNNNNNNNNNNNNNNNNNNNNNNNNNNNNNNNNNNNNNNNNNNNNNNNNNNNNNNNNNNNNNNNNNNNNNNNNNNNNNNNNNGTAATGTATATATGCAAAGGTTACAAACTTACAATATAATCTCCTATCACTATAGTACATACATTTTAGTAGTTGATATAAGCTATAGTAAGATGTAAAAGTCTTAACTGTTACTAGTTCATGGATTTACCACTCTAAGGTGCTAATATAGTAAAACTGTGCTTTCACTAACAATTTCTCTATGCAGAAGTTAAGCAAAAAATTTGATGCCACAAATATGTATGGAAGGACCCACCAATAGATATTTCTATTGAATGATGTTAGTCGCTTATGACTTGTCACATATCCGTTAGTTACAAAACATGGATGGACAATAattcttctttttaatttatttgtttcaTATCAATGTCCCAAAATATTGTCTGATACTTCTGTTTTCAACAAAATTTTATTAGATTTTCCATCTTCTAGTTTTCGTATATAAATAAGTTTTATGTTTTTATACGTTGTTTTGATGCATTAATGACTAACAAAAAAAATTCGATATGGCTATTAAGTGGTTAATGTATTTCGTCACGATGCCATTTGCTTTCGATGCCATTTGCTTTCTCATATATTTTCTCTCTCTGCAAGAGGATATAAGAGTCTTTACCAATCTTTGAAtacgaaagaagaagaaaaaaatatatatagaatcaCAAAGAGCTGTAAAAAAAGAACGAGATATTTAAAtaaggttaagtgcataaagaatAAAGATGGAGATGTGCTGGCTCaaaaggagaagattaatgaaaggtggaagagctacttctacgagttatttaataaaGGACATAAGATTCTTCCGAATTTTGGTCGGTTATACACAAGGAAAGAAGATCAAAATTTTGACTattatcgaaggattcgagacttcgagataaaagaggctctaaagcagatgaaaaatggcaagacagtaggacctgataatattccgattgaggtttggaaggacCTTGGAGGAAAAGgtatcaactggttaaccaagttttttaatgagattttaaggtcaaagaagatacctgatgagtggagaaagagcaccttggtacctatttACAAGAATAAGGGAGATATACAAAGTTGcaaaaactatagagggatcaaactCATGAGGCATACTATGAAGTTATGAAAAAGGGTGATAGAACAGAGGTTGAAAAAAAAGACACAAGTAACagccaatttggatttatgccaagCAGATCCACCACCGAAGCGatatacctgttaagaaggatgattgagaggtatcgtagtaataaaagagaTCTACATatagtgtttattgatttggaaaaagcgtacgaTAGGGTGCAAAGGGAGGTTTTATGggaggttttagaaaagaggagagtaaggatcgcatatattcgtgcaattaaagacatgtatgatggaaCCACAACTAATGTAAaaactcaaggtggtgtgacagaagaattttctattggtatatgATTACACCAGAGATCATcattaagtccataccttttcacattagtcttggaagtattCACAGAgtacatccaagagcctgtgccatggtgcatactTTTTGCTGATTATATCGTCCTTATAGGAGAGTCAAGGGaatacctaaataagaagttagacttatagagagaagctctagaagtgtatggtctgcgcataagccgtagcaagacggaatatatggaatataAGTTCGGTCTGAGAAGGAAAacccctaatatagaggtgaagattggagaaacaTCCTACggaaagttaaaagttttaagtatcttgggtgcatcatacagcaTAATGAAGAGATTGAACAtaatgtaaatcataggatccaagcaagttggtcaaaatggcggagtgcatctggttttatatgcgacaaaaaagtgcctttaaaacttaaaggtaaattctatcgtacTACTATAAGACcgactatgctttatggtacggagtgttgggcggctaaaggagagcacgaacataagttgagtgtggcagagatgaagatgttgagatggatgagtggtcatacgcgattggataaaataagtaATGaaaatataagggagagagttggagtagcacccattatGAAAAAGATGGTAGAATTGCGTTCAAgtagtttggacatgtgagaagaagaccgacagaagaggaagacctaagaagaccatccataaTGTGGTCAAAACGAGACCTACATGTAAAcgatctctctgtagacatgatacatgatagagtTCAATGACgttgtttgattcatgtagtcGACCCCATCTAGTGAGTCAAagctttgttattgttgttgtatgtatttttttttttttttNNNNNNNNNNNNNNNNNNNNNNNNNNNNNNNNNNNNNNNNNNNNNNNNNNNNNNNNGATagagaaaatggaaaaaaatataatctattttaaaaaataataaaaataaaataacatattttttagataaacatTCAACTATTTGTAagatacaaaagaaaaattaattatttatcaaaaaatCTTCATGTCTTCACCGTTTTTCTTCCTCGCTCTAACCATTAGCATAAAATTTTGTTAAGCCTAAATGTGTGGGATAGAATTTAACAAAGGAAAACATAGTGTGTACAAATTCCACATCAACGTTAGATTTTGGTGTAGATAGATATGGTTTTATTTTTGCGTCCAATAGAGTGAGTCTTTGATTTCTCATCCAGATGCTCAAAAATGGCGTCGTCTTCTTTTCTTTGCATGCATATTCACCATCACTACCCTATGCATAATATTCTCCACCATCATCACAACCATTCATTGTTGTTCTTCAACTCTAAACCATCAAAGCTTCACAATCATCATTGCTTCCCAACTCCAAGAGTTGCTCCAAAATCATGTCTAAGTCACAAAAACAGTGACACCAAAACAGATTCCCTTGAAGAAACTGCCTCTAATAAGCAAGAACcatgctcctcctcctcctccaccaccaccaccaccaccaccactacaccCTCTCATAATCCTTCATCTTCATCAGTTCAAGGTTCTTTCTTTGCTTCTTTCATACATCAGTTCAGGTACTTTATTGGTTTCATGGATTTGGTGCTGgaaaatcaaattcatcctcTTGTTATTTGTGTGTATGTATATACGTTGGTTTTGaagttttatttatttgtttggttCATGAACAGAAATGGGTGGCTTGTATTTGATGATATGGGAATGGAAATGTTGTCCATTGCAATACCTGCTGCCTTGGCTTTGGCAGCTGACCCTCTTGCCTCATTGGTTGATACAGCCTTTGTTGGCCATATAGGTAAGTTAAGGAAGTTCTTGTGGTAAtgaatttcattttttattgATGTTTTGCTTTCAAATTTTTAAGGGGAAATTAGAATTTGGGATTTGATTCTAAGTTGATAGCGATATATCATGTTCCTTCCGCAACCAGTTTAAACTTTTGGAAGAAGTGGTTTCTTGGTCATTTGATTATATCCTGGATTGGGAAGCTAGTAATTCTAGTTTTCTAGGGTTGATTTCTAGTTACCATCATAAGAGAGTTTTGCATAACTGAAATTTCACTATACAGGATCGGTTGAATTGGCTGCTGTTGGGGTTTCAGCTTCTGTGTTTAATCTAATTTCAGACTTGTTCAATGTTCCTTTGCTTAATATCACTACATCCTTTGTTGCTGAGGAGCAGGCACTGATTAGAAAGGAAGGTGACCACAATCAAAGTAACAATAATGGTAAGTTTCGCATAGCTACCTCAAGAGTTAAGTCCCAAAGTGGTCAACTAAAATAGTTCTTGAGATCCCGATTGCCCAATTACGTCCCTGATATTGGCATAAGTGCACCACCTTAATACCTAATGGTTTGATAGTCACTTGATAGAAAAGGACTGAGGGACTAACATGGTGACTTTTGTCAATCTCATGGACAGGGATGTAATTGTTGCAATTGGAATCTCGGGGATTATTTTAGTGTGTGCAACCAATCTGAAGGACCACTTTGGGGGGCATAATTCCTCCTTCACTATAGCTGCAAATTTGTATATATTCTGTGAGTCCTGATCTCATGGATGTTATACGGATTTGGCAGGGAAGTACCAAAGCAAGAAGCTTATTCCTTCAGTATCAACTTCGTTAGCACTTGCTACGGCACTTGGAGTTGCTGAAACTGTGGCGCTTTCCTTTGGTTCAGGCATTCTTATGAATATCATGGGTATACCTGCTGTATGTAATTCTTCACTGATTGTTGATCCATGCATTTCACAGTTTCGCCTTTATGTTTCCTGATTGTCATAAATTTTTATGACTTAAGATGTGCATGTGAATGATGGCTCTTCATTTGTATTATTTGTTCTATTTGTATGTAGGATTCTCCGATGCGTGAACCTGCCGAGCATTTTCTAACAATGAGGGCTTTTGGTGCTCCAGCAATCGTGATCTCATTAGCCGCACAAGGAACTTTTCGTGGATTTACAGATACAAAGACTCCTCTGTATGCAATTGGCAAGTGATGCTGATGCTTCCTTTTTCCTCTGTCTCATTATTGTTTCCAATATTCCAAAGATCTGTTTAAACTTCAATGAAACTCATTTTATTTGGATCCAAAGGCCTTAAGAAAATAAAGTTCATCCTTGAATTTCTAGAATGATTTTCTGAATGTGTGAGTAACGAAGACTTTGTTTTGGAATTCCAGGAGCTGGAAACATTATTAATACCATACTGGATCCACTATTGATATTTTTCTTTGGCCTTGGAATTGGTGGTGCTGCCGTTTCTACTGTGATATCTGAGTACGTCGATGATGTGGTAAAACTTTATGTTATTATCCGTGCATCTTGCACTTGTCACTTACTAATTGCTCACTTCATATTAAGCATAATTTGTCTTTCTGTTCACCAGATACTTGATAGCTTTTATACTTGTATGGAAATTAAGTGACAATGTGCTTCTATTCCCTTCCGATGTCGAttggaaaaaaattttcaactatCTGAAATCAGGTATGTACTTCTATATTAAGTTGTATCGTAGTTTCAACGGTCCTCATCTTTCAAACAGGATTTATTTCAGTTAGCTAGAAAAAGTTTTTGGTTGATTTGCAACTTGATATGATTTAAATAATGGAGCAATAAAAATTAGCTTCTACTTTCAACGATATATACTGCGTTTTGTAGGTGGTCTTCTGATCGGTAGGACTATTGCTGTGCTTATGACAATGACAGTGGCAACATCCGCAGCAGCTAAGCAAGGCCCTACACCTATGGCTGGTCATCAAATTTGCATGGAAGTTTGGTTGTCAGTATCTTCCCTCACCGATGCTCTTGCGCTTGCTGGTCAGGTAACACTGTAATATCACAGTTGACCATATCATGCATTTTGTTTACATCTATGAAAAAGTTGGACCAGATCAATTGATAAAAAAGACAAGTAGTTTAGCTAATCCTGTTTCCAACTCACAAGGTACTCTGACCTAAATTTCTTAGCCAGTCGTATGTCTCAAGAGTCTTCCATTTCTGTTCATATTTCATTCTTATGATGCTATCAAATCAATAAGAAAACCATGAACCACTTTCCTCATGTATAACTGACTGAGAACTTGTTAGGCTGTGTTGTAGTAACAATATTTTCTTTACAGGCTATACTTGCTGGTAGTTACTCGCAAGGAAATTACGAGCAATCACGCCACCTTATATATAGAGCATTGCAGGTTATTCCTCATCACACCTTCTTTGGATGAGATTTTGGATATTTACTGATCCAAGATTCTTTTCTCCTCATACTCTCATTTTTTAATGTCAAACAGATTGGTTTGGGAACCGGAATTACCTTATCAATGATTTTATTCTTTGGGTATGGGGCATTTTCTAGCTTATTCAGCACAGACTCTGAAGTTCAGGATGTTGCTCAGTCTGGTCTACTGGTAAAAAACCACAATTAATTAAGTTTACTTGGTGATAATGAATGTATAGGCAAGGAGCTTCTTAACATTGCtgcttttgatttattttgttacagGAAGTGTAATTGTGGCATTTTCCCCTAACAATAATCCTATCGTGTTCCTGTCTCATGGTTAATGAAACTTGAATATACAACACAATACAAAGATGTGAAATAATGCGGCCAAGAAGAGATGACGATTTCTAAAAGTGATAGAGAAAAATTATGATTTAAAATTAGTAGATATCATTGCATTGAAAACACAAGAAAATGCACTTGTGTTTAATTATAATGGCATTTTCAGTTACACGCATATAAAGATTCAAaatagaagttaaaaaaaaaaattgtgaaagtAACAGATTCGGCGTCCAACCCGAATACATGTCTGAGTTTACTTTCATAGCTTCAAGATGAAGTTTACATTTTGATGCCTGTTTATACTGAAATGAAGATGCGAATTCGACACTTCATTATCTTGTCTTATCAATCATTGACAGAAATGCAATGTTTTGTCAAAGGAATAACTAGCTGAAGTGTTCTTGCAATTGTAACCTTCTAGCATGCATGATCAGTAACTTTGATAAATCTGAAATGTACACACATGCAGTTTGTTGCTGGATCTCAACCAGTGAATGCCTTGGCATTTGTTGTTGATGGACTTTATTACGGAGTATCAGACTTTGGATTTGCTGCATACTCTATGGTAATTATCTAGTTCAATGATCAAAAGATAGTTAAACATTTCACATAATCACTCTATCTTACTTTGTTTCCCATTTTTCTGACATTCTTGGCCCTTTATTTGGCTTTGATTTGTAGGTTCTAGTTGCACTGATTTCATCAGTTTTTATATTGGTGGCTTCTCCGGTCCTTGGACTTCCCGGAGTGTGGACAGGATTGTTCCTTTTCATGGTTTTGCGTGTTCTAGCCGGAGTTTGGAGGTATTTTAATTCATTAACACAAACATTTTTTAGAGGTTATCTACTTGAAGGGAAGGAATTCTTCCTAATGatccaaaaatgcatattttgaTCTTATTGTTTtcttatcattttttattttttatttttatttacaaggTTGGGTAGCAAAAGTGGACCATGGGATATGGTCTGGTATAAAGATGGAGCAGAAGATTGACCGAGGCATTTACACTCAAATTTCCCTAAGTTTCCCCACTTTTACACTGCACACTGGTCAGAGAACATAATGATGGTGCTCACAAGTCACAAGCTCTTTTAA from Arachis ipaensis cultivar K30076 chromosome B02, Araip1.1, whole genome shotgun sequence harbors:
- the LOC107625800 gene encoding receptor protein kinase-like protein ZAR1; amino-acid sequence: MTPSTLLYFLLLIFPSALSLSSDGLALLSLKSAVDGGAVTFSDWNDGDTTPCRWSGIACSSISGEPEPRVVGIALAGKSLRGYIPSELGTLRYLRRLNLHDNEFYGVVPVQLFNATALHSLYLHRNNLSGPFPPSLCTLRRLENLDFSQNSFSGHLPPELKDCKQLQRLILARNNFSGDIPANVWSGMDELVQLDLSDNQFEGPIPDELGDLSSLSGTLNLSFNHLSGKVPALLGKLPATVSFDLRNNNLTGEIPQTGSFSNQGPTAFLGNPNLCGFPLRKSCNGSDSGRGSQEGPDAAAHAGTFHSEKGLSPGLIILISAADAAGVALIGLVIVYVYWKRKDDGNACSCAGKSKFGGSGGGEEKMNLCALQCMNGVKSDEEEEEEEEEAGEGGRVEGGLVNIDKGFRFELDELLRASAYVLGKSGLGIVYKVVLANGVPVAVRRLGEGGDQRYKEFAAEVHAIGKVRHPNIVRLRAYYWAHDEKLLISDFISNGNLAQALRGRSGQPSPNLSWSTRLRIAKGAARGMSYLHECSPRKFVHGDIKPSNILLDNDYQPYISDFGLNRLISITGNTPSTGGLMGGALPYMNSSQKEKTNNYKAPEARFPSSRPTQKWDVYSFGIVLLELLTGRTPESSPTTSTSSVEVPDLVRWVRKGFEQESPLSEMVDPSLLQEVRVKKEVLAVFHVALACTEGDPEVRPRMKTVSENLERIGS
- the LOC107625803 gene encoding protein DETOXIFICATION 44, chloroplastic isoform X3; this translates as MASSSFLCMHIHHHYPMHNILHHHHNHSLLFFNSKPSKLHNHHCFPTPRVAPKSCLSHKNSDTKTDSLEETASNKQEPCSSSSSTTTTTTTTTPSHNPSSSSVQGSFFASFIHQFRNGWLVFDDMGMEMLSIAIPAALALAADPLASLVDTAFVGHIGSVELAAVGVSASVFNLISDLFNVPLLNITTSFVAEEQALIRKEGDHNQSNNNGKYQSKKLIPSVSTSLALATALGVAETVALSFGSGILMNIMGIPADSPMREPAEHFLTMRAFGAPAIVISLAAQGTFRGFTDTKTPLYAIGAGNIINTILDPLLIFFFGLGIGGAAVSTVISEYLIAFILVWKLSDNVLLFPSDVDWKKIFNYLKSGGLLIGRTIAVLMTMTVATSAAAKQGPTPMAGHQICMEVWLSVSSLTDALALAGQAILAGSYSQGNYEQSRHLIYRALQIGLGTGITLSMILFFGYGAFSSLFSTDSEVQDVAQSGLLEV
- the LOC107625803 gene encoding protein DETOXIFICATION 44, chloroplastic isoform X2, with the translated sequence MASSSFLCMHIHHHYPMHNILHHHHNHSLLFFNSKPSKLHNHHCFPTPRVAPKSCLSHKNSDTKTDSLEETASNKQEPCSSSSSTTTTTTTTTPSHNPSSSSVQGSFFASFIHQFRNGWLVFDDMGMEMLSIAIPAALALAADPLASLVDTAFVGHIGSVELAAVGVSASVFNLISDLFNVPLLNITTSFVAEEQALIRKEGDHNQSNNNGKYQSKKLIPSVSTSLALATALGVAETVALSFGSGILMNIMGIPADSPMREPAEHFLTMRAFGAPAIVISLAAQGTFRGFTDTKTPLYAIGAGNIINTILDPLLIFFFGLGIGGAAVSTVISEYLIAFILVWKLSDNVLLFPSDVDWKKIFNYLKSGGLLIGRTIAVLMTMTVATSAAAKQGPTPMAGHQICMEVWLSVSSLTDALALAGQAILAGSYSQGNYEQSRHLIYRALQFVAGSQPVNALAFVVDGLYYGVSDFGFAAYSMVLVALISSVFILVASPVLGLPGVWTGLFLFMVLRVLAGVWRLGSKSGPWDMVWYKDGAED
- the LOC107625803 gene encoding protein DETOXIFICATION 44, chloroplastic isoform X1, producing MASSSFLCMHIHHHYPMHNILHHHHNHSLLFFNSKPSKLHNHHCFPTPRVAPKSCLSHKNSDTKTDSLEETASNKQEPCSSSSSTTTTTTTTTPSHNPSSSSVQGSFFASFIHQFRNGWLVFDDMGMEMLSIAIPAALALAADPLASLVDTAFVGHIGSVELAAVGVSASVFNLISDLFNVPLLNITTSFVAEEQALIRKEGDHNQSNNNGKYQSKKLIPSVSTSLALATALGVAETVALSFGSGILMNIMGIPADSPMREPAEHFLTMRAFGAPAIVISLAAQGTFRGFTDTKTPLYAIGAGNIINTILDPLLIFFFGLGIGGAAVSTVISEYLIAFILVWKLSDNVLLFPSDVDWKKIFNYLKSGGLLIGRTIAVLMTMTVATSAAAKQGPTPMAGHQICMEVWLSVSSLTDALALAGQAILAGSYSQGNYEQSRHLIYRALQIGLGTGITLSMILFFGYGAFSSLFSTDSEVQDVAQSGLLFVAGSQPVNALAFVVDGLYYGVSDFGFAAYSMVLVALISSVFILVASPVLGLPGVWTGLFLFMVLRVLAGVWRLGSKSGPWDMVWYKDGAED